The Bradyrhizobium ottawaense genome window below encodes:
- the darT gene encoding type II toxin-antitoxin system toxin DNA ADP-ribosyl transferase DarT, with product MTYRNPTLIFHMTAIPNLAAIAGAGHLLSKTLVSQAGCQAANIAYQNIQGRRAGRQVTLAPNGILHDYVPFYFAPRSPMLLTINSGNVPNCPFRQDDIVYLVSDAQRVAQLGLPYVFTDLHAALHYARFFGSLADLKEIAWDLFYEDPQLEGYCQFWNSRHSPTKYAQRKEIRQAEFLVHERFPLAAITQIGVRNANMEVRVRTALGGTTWQPQVVVHPGWYY from the coding sequence GTGACCTATCGGAACCCCACGCTCATCTTTCACATGACGGCTATACCCAACCTGGCAGCTATTGCCGGGGCCGGGCACCTGCTATCGAAAACACTTGTTTCGCAGGCAGGGTGCCAAGCCGCTAATATTGCTTATCAAAACATCCAAGGTCGGCGGGCCGGCCGCCAGGTTACCTTAGCCCCGAACGGAATCCTGCACGACTACGTTCCATTCTACTTCGCACCGCGGTCGCCGATGCTCTTGACCATCAACAGCGGCAACGTTCCAAACTGTCCTTTTCGCCAAGACGATATCGTTTACCTTGTTTCTGATGCGCAACGGGTAGCCCAGCTTGGCCTACCCTACGTATTCACCGACCTTCACGCTGCCCTCCATTACGCCCGGTTTTTCGGATCGCTGGCGGATCTCAAGGAAATCGCGTGGGACCTCTTCTATGAAGATCCTCAGCTAGAGGGTTATTGCCAATTTTGGAACAGCCGCCATTCGCCGACGAAGTACGCTCAGCGTAAGGAGATCCGGCAGGCGGAATTCCTTGTCCATGAACGCTTCCCGCTTGCCGCCATCACCCAAATCGGGGTACGGAATGCGAACATGGAGGTGCGGGTTCGTACCGCACTGGGGGGAACTACCTGGCAGCCTCAAGTCGTTGTGCATCCAGGTTGGTACTATTGA
- a CDS encoding DUF192 domain-containing protein, with product MNPDRKAVWSALKGWLAAILVIAGCAVAGAPAGAASFQPLEIVTKNGVQVFSVEVATTEEEKQTGLMYRKELADGKGMLFDFNPEQEVSMWMKNTYVSLDMIFIRADGRILRIAENTEPMSTKIISSRGPARAVLEVVAGTAQKYGIRPGDRVGHPLFGSK from the coding sequence ATGAATCCTGATCGAAAGGCTGTCTGGTCCGCCCTGAAGGGCTGGCTTGCCGCCATCCTCGTCATCGCCGGCTGTGCTGTTGCCGGCGCGCCCGCCGGCGCCGCCAGCTTCCAGCCGCTCGAGATCGTCACCAAGAACGGCGTGCAGGTGTTCTCGGTGGAAGTGGCGACGACCGAGGAGGAGAAGCAGACCGGCCTGATGTACCGCAAGGAGCTGGCGGACGGCAAAGGCATGCTGTTCGACTTCAACCCCGAGCAGGAGGTGTCGATGTGGATGAAGAACACCTATGTCTCGCTCGACATGATCTTCATCCGCGCCGACGGCCGCATCCTGCGCATCGCCGAGAATACCGAACCGATGTCGACCAAGATCATCTCGTCCCGGGGGCCCGCCCGGGCCGTGCTGGAGGTGGTGGCGGGAACGGCGCAGAAATACGGCATCCGCCCCGGCGACCGCGTCGGCCATCCGCTGTTCGGCAGCAAATAG
- a CDS encoding cold-shock protein, translated as MGSSDGFESKKLGVPGQGASPGRITPGEHGSAGRESGLSPFSGLGETSANLVEVHGVIKWFDASKGYGFIVPDNGWPDVLLHVTVLRRDGFQTAYEGARIVVECIQRAKGYQAFRVVSMDESTAIHPAQMLPPRTHVTVTATSGLERAQVKWFNRLRGFGFLTCGEGTPDIFVHMETLRRFGMTELRPGQYVLVRFGPGSKGMMAAEIHPETGSPGLQSH; from the coding sequence ATGGGGTCGTCGGACGGATTTGAGTCCAAGAAGCTCGGGGTTCCCGGGCAGGGGGCATCGCCCGGGCGGATCACGCCGGGCGAGCACGGCAGTGCCGGTCGCGAGAGCGGGCTCAGTCCGTTCAGCGGGCTCGGCGAGACCAGCGCCAATCTCGTTGAAGTCCACGGCGTCATCAAATGGTTCGACGCCTCCAAGGGCTATGGCTTCATCGTTCCCGACAATGGTTGGCCGGACGTGCTCCTACACGTTACCGTGCTTAGGCGCGACGGCTTCCAGACCGCCTATGAAGGCGCCCGCATCGTCGTCGAGTGCATCCAGCGCGCCAAGGGTTACCAGGCGTTCCGCGTGGTTTCGATGGACGAGTCGACCGCGATCCATCCGGCGCAGATGCTGCCGCCGCGCACCCATGTCACGGTCACCGCGACCAGCGGGCTGGAACGGGCCCAGGTCAAATGGTTCAACCGGCTGCGCGGCTTCGGCTTCCTGACCTGCGGCGAGGGCACGCCCGACATCTTCGTGCACATGGAGACGCTGCGCCGCTTCGGCATGACCGAGCTCAGGCCCGGCCAGTATGTCCTGGTCCGCTTCGGGCCCGGCTCCAAGGGCATGATGGCGGCCGAGATCCATCCCGAGACCGGATCGCCGGGATTGCAGTCGCACTAA
- a CDS encoding HU family DNA-binding protein, which produces MAKMTKTQLIDAIAEGTQLSKNDVKSVIEYMATVGYKELNESGEFVIPGFVKMSVVNKPATEARMGVNPFTKEPMQFAAKPASKSVKASPLKVAKDSV; this is translated from the coding sequence ATGGCGAAGATGACGAAGACTCAATTGATTGATGCAATTGCCGAGGGCACGCAGCTTTCGAAGAACGACGTGAAGTCGGTGATCGAGTACATGGCGACGGTTGGTTACAAGGAGCTCAACGAGTCCGGCGAGTTCGTCATTCCCGGTTTCGTGAAGATGTCGGTCGTGAACAAGCCGGCGACCGAAGCCCGCATGGGCGTCAATCCCTTCACCAAGGAGCCGATGCAGTTCGCGGCCAAGCCGGCGAGCAAGTCGGTCAAGGCCTCGCCGCTGAAGGTGGCCAAGGACTCCGTCTAA
- a CDS encoding glutathione S-transferase family protein has product MPDTKLTIWGRANSVNVQKVLWCLTELALPYERIDAGMSYGRTREADYLAMNPNARIPTLAEGDFVLWESNSIMRYLCLAHGSGTPIYPEAPKSRASVDRWLDWTLSTVQPVDRPVFWGIVRTAPAERDMIQVQRDADAAAEVWAIADRLLSSRRFIEGDAFTLADIALGSYARRWLGVEGITRPAQPHLTRWLAELGKRAGFAQHVAPPMS; this is encoded by the coding sequence ATGCCTGACACCAAGCTGACGATCTGGGGCCGCGCCAATTCGGTCAACGTGCAGAAGGTGCTGTGGTGCCTCACTGAGCTCGCTTTGCCCTATGAGCGTATCGACGCCGGCATGAGTTACGGCCGGACCCGCGAGGCCGACTATCTCGCGATGAACCCCAATGCGCGGATCCCGACGCTGGCCGAGGGCGACTTCGTGCTGTGGGAGTCCAACTCGATCATGCGCTATCTCTGCCTCGCGCATGGAAGCGGCACGCCGATCTACCCGGAGGCGCCGAAGAGCCGCGCATCGGTCGACCGCTGGCTCGACTGGACGCTGTCGACGGTGCAGCCGGTCGACCGCCCGGTGTTCTGGGGCATCGTGCGCACGGCGCCCGCCGAGCGCGACATGATCCAGGTGCAGCGCGATGCCGATGCCGCCGCCGAGGTCTGGGCGATCGCCGACCGCCTGCTCTCCTCGCGCCGCTTCATCGAGGGCGATGCGTTCACGCTCGCGGACATCGCGCTCGGCTCCTATGCCCGCCGATGGCTCGGCGTCGAGGGCATCACCCGGCCGGCACAGCCGCACCTGACGCGCTGGCTCGCCGAGCTCGGCAAACGGGCCGGATTTGCACAGCATGTCGCACCGCCGATGTCGTGA
- a CDS encoding PilZ domain-containing protein encodes MPPPKKRPARKLLSQHAWITLDGGFAARHCLVQDISDSGAKITLDEDASQLPGVIRLAFARDARTGRSCQVVWRRGKSAGIKFI; translated from the coding sequence ATGCCACCGCCGAAAAAGCGCCCAGCCCGCAAGCTGCTGTCGCAGCATGCCTGGATCACCCTCGACGGTGGCTTCGCCGCGCGCCATTGTCTGGTCCAGGACATCTCGGATTCCGGCGCCAAGATCACGCTGGACGAGGACGCGAGCCAGCTCCCGGGCGTGATCCGGCTCGCCTTCGCGCGCGATGCACGCACCGGGCGGAGCTGCCAGGTGGTCTGGCGCCGCGGCAAATCAGCCGGCATCAAGTTCATCTGA
- the darG gene encoding type II toxin-antitoxin system antitoxin DNA ADP-ribosyl glycohydrolase DarG — MTVKIAEGDLLEQRVDAIVNTVNTVGVMGKGIALQFRRKWPANFKAYEAACKRKEVVPCKMFVFDNGRLVEPKYIINFPTKRHWRQLSRMSDIECGLVDLIAQVKALNIKSIAIPPLGCGNGGLEWSDVRPLIESAFEGLPEVEVKLFAPTAREGVRELVPEANTPKMTPGRAAIVKLLSIYREMMYPLTQIEVQKLAYFLQTAGQNLGTLRFEKNKFGPYAPALRHVLTKMDGAFLTGVGDGTKPSEIMVLAPALDEAEKLLVENADDQTGARVERISRLIDGFETPYGMELLATVHWTASEKSDASFDEIVKAVQGWNERKRQIMPPAHIRAAYDRLIVEKWL; from the coding sequence ATGACCGTAAAGATCGCTGAGGGCGACCTGCTCGAACAGCGCGTCGACGCGATCGTGAACACCGTCAACACGGTCGGTGTTATGGGAAAAGGCATTGCCCTCCAGTTTCGACGCAAGTGGCCTGCAAATTTCAAGGCGTACGAAGCAGCTTGCAAACGGAAGGAAGTAGTCCCTTGCAAGATGTTCGTGTTCGACAATGGCCGCCTTGTTGAGCCCAAATACATCATCAATTTTCCAACAAAACGCCACTGGCGTCAGCTGTCGCGCATGTCCGACATTGAGTGCGGTTTGGTTGATTTGATCGCGCAAGTGAAGGCCCTCAACATCAAGTCGATCGCGATTCCGCCGCTGGGTTGCGGGAATGGCGGCCTTGAGTGGTCAGACGTTAGGCCCTTGATTGAATCAGCGTTTGAAGGGCTCCCGGAGGTCGAGGTCAAGTTGTTTGCACCGACAGCTCGCGAAGGAGTCCGAGAGCTCGTCCCTGAGGCCAATACGCCTAAAATGACTCCGGGCCGAGCGGCGATCGTCAAGCTCCTATCGATTTATCGGGAAATGATGTACCCGCTGACTCAGATCGAGGTACAGAAACTAGCCTATTTTCTGCAAACGGCCGGACAGAACCTGGGAACGCTGAGATTCGAAAAGAACAAGTTCGGTCCCTACGCGCCAGCTCTTCGTCATGTGCTCACGAAAATGGACGGAGCTTTCTTGACGGGGGTTGGTGATGGAACGAAGCCATCCGAGATAATGGTTTTAGCACCGGCGCTCGACGAAGCTGAGAAGCTGCTTGTTGAGAACGCTGACGATCAGACTGGCGCGCGAGTAGAGCGCATCAGCCGACTGATCGATGGGTTCGAAACACCCTACGGAATGGAGCTATTAGCAACTGTTCATTGGACCGCCAGCGAAAAGTCCGACGCCAGCTTTGATGAGATTGTGAAAGCTGTCCAAGGGTGGAACGAGCGAAAGCGTCAGATCATGCCGCCAGCCCATATCAGAGCGGCTTACGATCGCTTGATTGTCGAAAAGTGGCTCTAA
- a CDS encoding SIR2 family NAD-dependent protein deacylase yields MIASDLQSGVERLGDMIAEARVIVPFTGAGISTECGIPDFRSPGGIWTRNRPIPFDEFVASQSARDESWRRRFAMEEVFAAAKPGRGHRALASLYRAGKVPAIITQNIDNLHQASGFAGEHVIELHGNTTYARCIGCGQAYPLDWVKRRFDGDGLAPNCTACGEPVKTATISFGQMMPDDEMQRATALSQACDLFIAIGSSLVVWPAAGFPMMAKNAGARLVIINREPTEQDDIADLVIHHDIGEALGPFVGN; encoded by the coding sequence TTGATTGCATCGGATCTTCAGAGCGGCGTTGAACGGCTCGGCGACATGATCGCCGAGGCAAGGGTCATCGTGCCGTTCACCGGCGCCGGCATCTCGACCGAATGCGGCATTCCCGACTTCCGCTCGCCGGGCGGAATTTGGACGCGCAACCGTCCGATCCCGTTCGACGAATTCGTCGCGAGCCAGTCAGCGCGGGACGAGTCCTGGCGCCGCCGTTTTGCGATGGAGGAGGTCTTCGCGGCGGCAAAACCCGGCCGCGGCCATCGGGCGCTGGCCTCGCTCTACCGCGCCGGCAAGGTTCCCGCCATCATCACCCAGAACATCGACAATCTGCACCAGGCCTCCGGCTTCGCCGGCGAGCACGTGATTGAACTTCACGGCAATACCACTTATGCGCGTTGTATCGGATGCGGGCAGGCCTATCCGCTCGACTGGGTGAAGCGTCGCTTCGACGGCGACGGCCTCGCGCCAAACTGCACCGCGTGCGGTGAGCCGGTGAAAACCGCCACGATCTCCTTCGGCCAGATGATGCCCGATGATGAAATGCAGCGCGCGACCGCATTGTCGCAGGCCTGCGACCTCTTCATCGCGATCGGTTCCTCGCTCGTGGTGTGGCCCGCGGCGGGCTTTCCGATGATGGCGAAGAACGCCGGTGCACGTCTGGTGATCATCAACCGCGAGCCGACCGAGCAGGACGACATTGCCGATCTCGTCATCCACCACGACATCGGCGAAGCACTCGGGCCCTTTGTCGGCAATTGA
- a CDS encoding VOC family protein: protein MRYLHTMLRVRNLDVALKFYVDAFGLKEVRRIENDKGRFTLVFLCSADDLEALKKQPQSRGAPLVELTWNWDEEKYGEDRFFGHLAYEVDDIYATCAQLMKAGVTINRPPRDGNMAFVRSPDLHSIELLQKGEPKPPQEPWASMPNTGHW from the coding sequence ATGCGATACCTCCACACCATGCTGCGCGTGCGCAATCTCGATGTCGCGCTGAAATTCTATGTTGATGCTTTCGGGTTGAAGGAGGTGCGGCGGATCGAGAACGACAAGGGGCGGTTCACGCTGGTGTTCTTGTGCTCGGCGGACGATCTCGAGGCGCTGAAGAAGCAGCCGCAGTCGCGCGGCGCGCCGCTGGTCGAGCTCACCTGGAATTGGGACGAGGAGAAGTATGGCGAGGATCGCTTCTTCGGCCATCTCGCCTATGAGGTCGACGACATCTACGCCACCTGCGCACAGCTGATGAAGGCCGGCGTCACCATCAACCGTCCGCCGCGCGACGGCAACATGGCCTTCGTCCGTTCGCCGGACCTGCATTCGATCGAGCTGCTGCAGAAGGGCGAGCCGAAGCCGCCGCAGGAGCCCTGGGCGTCGATGCCCAACACCGGCCACTGGTAG
- a CDS encoding tyrosine-type recombinase/integrase, with protein MPRKLPPNVDRNHVKGKTYLSFRIGKGARIRLPDDPTTQEFRDAYAAAMAGETSKPTIKKDAPGTIGALIASYRASGQYTALSETSKDGYTSRLEQIRVDHGHRAVAGLTQDRIQTFILDPLADRPGAALDTLKKVRILIKHAIGKGWLKHDPSLGIKRPKGKEIRAWTDAELAAYERRWAIGTKQRTAYALMLNMGTARIDTHLLTWHQVDDGACYRRHKTGVAVDMAISEDLEKALAATPRKHVCVLVTEWRKPFTVDGFSGFMRDAIQAAGITDLTCRPHGLRKTLGRLLADAGCSAHDIMAALGHKTLAEAERYTREADRKRGGKRAVVKLNEHRANKFPQTASTSLGKITKSERKTTP; from the coding sequence ATGCCGCGCAAGCTGCCACCGAACGTCGACCGAAATCACGTTAAGGGGAAAACCTATCTTTCGTTCAGGATCGGGAAGGGGGCCCGGATCCGGTTGCCCGATGATCCAACCACCCAGGAATTTCGCGATGCCTATGCCGCCGCCATGGCCGGTGAAACATCGAAGCCAACCATCAAGAAGGATGCTCCCGGCACGATCGGCGCTTTAATCGCGTCATATAGGGCGAGCGGCCAGTACACGGCACTGAGCGAGACGAGCAAGGACGGCTATACATCGCGGCTCGAACAAATCCGGGTCGACCATGGTCACCGTGCGGTGGCCGGTCTAACTCAAGACCGCATCCAAACCTTCATTCTCGATCCGTTGGCCGATCGTCCAGGCGCCGCCCTCGACACCCTTAAGAAGGTCCGGATACTGATCAAGCACGCGATCGGAAAGGGCTGGCTGAAACATGATCCGTCGCTCGGCATCAAGAGGCCGAAGGGGAAAGAGATCAGAGCGTGGACCGATGCTGAGCTCGCCGCCTATGAACGCCGCTGGGCGATCGGCACAAAGCAACGCACCGCCTACGCACTGATGCTGAATATGGGCACCGCCCGCATCGACACTCATCTTCTCACGTGGCACCAGGTTGACGACGGCGCCTGTTATCGCCGCCACAAGACCGGCGTGGCGGTCGACATGGCGATCAGCGAGGATCTGGAGAAAGCGCTCGCGGCAACACCGCGGAAGCACGTCTGCGTCCTCGTCACTGAATGGCGAAAGCCATTCACTGTCGACGGTTTCTCCGGGTTCATGCGCGATGCCATCCAGGCCGCCGGCATTACCGATCTAACCTGCCGGCCCCATGGTCTCCGCAAGACGCTCGGCCGTCTGCTTGCTGATGCTGGTTGCTCGGCCCACGACATCATGGCCGCGCTCGGCCACAAGACGCTCGCCGAGGCCGAGCGCTACACCCGCGAAGCCGACCGCAAGCGCGGTGGCAAGCGCGCCGTGGTGAAGCTGAACGAACATCGGGCGAACAAGTTTCCCCAAACCGCTTCCACGAGTTTGGGGAAAATCACGAAAAGTGAAAGGAAAACAACGCCGTGA